A region of Maridesulfovibrio sp. DNA encodes the following proteins:
- a CDS encoding HD-GYP domain-containing protein translates to MRKIIDFFTKKDTCNNCVASMTVHQFAESLGNAIDAKDHYTCSHSEEVAVIAQALGMQLGLQNRECELLHIAGHLHDIGKIGLPDSILKKKGKLTAEEYEIVKQHPSIGAEIVKPVATVAGLDRITGIILHHHERYDGAGYPHGLKGEQIPFGARVIAVADTLSAMASNRTYRNAIEYSKIVTEIKRCSGSQFDPLIVNEFLKISDRIEAYFAEGMALDENPFGMDKAYTHVHTAAVHQ, encoded by the coding sequence ATGCGAAAGATAATAGATTTTTTTACCAAAAAAGATACTTGCAATAATTGCGTTGCAAGCATGACCGTACATCAATTTGCTGAATCTTTAGGGAACGCGATTGATGCCAAAGATCACTATACATGTTCACACTCGGAGGAAGTCGCCGTAATAGCTCAGGCTCTGGGCATGCAATTGGGGCTGCAAAATCGTGAATGTGAACTGTTGCATATTGCAGGGCATCTGCATGATATCGGCAAAATAGGTCTGCCGGATTCTATTCTTAAAAAGAAAGGCAAACTTACTGCTGAAGAATATGAAATTGTAAAACAGCATCCGTCCATAGGAGCTGAAATTGTTAAGCCTGTAGCGACAGTAGCAGGATTGGATCGGATTACGGGCATAATACTGCATCACCATGAGAGATATGACGGGGCCGGATATCCGCATGGTCTAAAGGGGGAACAAATTCCTTTCGGAGCACGGGTCATCGCTGTTGCAGATACTTTATCAGCCATGGCCAGCAACCGCACCTACCGTAATGCAATTGAATACAGTAAAATTGTCACAGAAATAAAAAGATGCTCAGGTTCACAGTTCGATCCCTTGATAGTTAATGAATTTTTAAAAATTTCAGACCGAATTGAAGCTTATTTTGCAGAGGGAATGGCATTGGATGAAAATCCTTTCGGCATGGATAAAGCATATACTCATGTACATACAGCGGCAGTTCATCAATGA
- a CDS encoding methyl-accepting chemotaxis protein — MASKALSDQAFGQLESVRDSKKKNLQDLVNKWFQEVELYSNVKEVYNTVGMAGEYAMEYAVPGKPMDVTSDEYKEIHQYASAPFIPFVKTLGYDDALLINDYGRVLYSVKKEKDLGADIKKGKYKNTNLGRAFAKAVKGETVFADFEPYAPMGGIPVAFICAPVHSHAGDIQGVVALRIPLKEINSIMTQRSGMGQTGESYLVGPDLLMRSDSELDPRYRTVNNSFNNPDKGKVESKEVKLALQGQSNTALMTAADGDEYLVAYTPIEIGKSNWALIAEIHKDEAFQAVTRLRNFALIISGITALIVVLVTFIFLRKSILGPLERIEFFVSSIAAGDFKATLEGKFKSEIKNLADGIQIMVGELKNKLGFSQGMLDGMTVPCLISDTDAKISYLNQPLCELLESGESCDKWVGRPVKELLQAPPGEKGILTRCLNEKQPILNVERCWKTKKNNYRDVRIDAAPLYDLDNELIGGFAVIVDLSDMKSKEKQIKEQHKVMVEITEKAQSISQYLTKGAAEIEEQVDQVSSNTEKQFDRIEYSSQAITEMNQTLLNSVTNAENAAMQAKSTRVRAEEGMQTMTETSVAIDQLQSLSDTVKENMHQLGDHSQSIGGIIGVINDIADQTNLLALNAAIEAARAGEAGRGFAVVADEVRKLAEKTMQSTKEVELAIKSIQASAQANIENTDQTVEAVEHASGLVGRSVQAFQEISGMSLDTATEIERIAQATDQQSEAHDQIHKNVEDLKMLAGDTKVDMQNSAKSITSLARTAQELEKLIERLSYAAGI; from the coding sequence ATGGCGTCAAAGGCTTTATCTGATCAAGCCTTCGGTCAACTGGAATCAGTGCGTGATTCAAAAAAGAAAAACCTTCAAGATCTGGTAAACAAATGGTTTCAAGAAGTTGAACTCTATTCCAACGTAAAAGAAGTTTACAATACCGTAGGTATGGCAGGTGAATATGCAATGGAGTACGCCGTTCCGGGCAAACCCATGGATGTAACTTCCGATGAATATAAAGAAATTCATCAGTATGCGTCAGCTCCATTTATCCCCTTTGTAAAAACACTCGGGTACGATGATGCCCTGCTTATAAATGATTACGGTCGGGTGCTCTATTCTGTAAAAAAAGAAAAAGACCTAGGTGCTGACATAAAAAAGGGGAAATACAAAAACACTAACCTTGGCCGGGCTTTTGCGAAAGCAGTCAAAGGTGAAACAGTTTTTGCTGATTTCGAGCCATATGCCCCTATGGGCGGAATACCGGTGGCATTTATATGCGCTCCGGTCCATTCACATGCCGGGGATATTCAGGGCGTTGTGGCACTGCGTATACCGCTGAAAGAAATCAATTCCATTATGACTCAGCGTTCAGGCATGGGGCAGACCGGGGAGTCCTACCTTGTGGGACCGGACCTGCTGATGCGCTCGGATTCTGAACTTGATCCCCGGTACCGGACCGTTAATAATTCTTTCAATAATCCTGATAAGGGAAAGGTTGAATCCAAGGAAGTCAAACTAGCGCTTCAAGGCCAAAGCAATACAGCTTTGATGACCGCAGCAGACGGAGATGAATATCTCGTAGCATACACTCCTATTGAAATTGGAAAATCCAACTGGGCTCTGATTGCGGAAATACACAAAGACGAGGCATTCCAAGCTGTTACCAGATTAAGAAATTTTGCTCTGATCATCTCCGGGATAACTGCGCTTATCGTCGTATTGGTCACTTTTATATTCCTGCGCAAATCAATTCTCGGCCCACTCGAACGTATTGAGTTTTTTGTCAGTTCCATTGCCGCTGGTGATTTTAAAGCTACCCTTGAAGGCAAATTCAAAAGCGAAATAAAAAATCTGGCCGACGGAATCCAGATCATGGTCGGGGAATTGAAAAACAAACTCGGTTTTTCACAGGGGATGTTGGACGGAATGACAGTCCCCTGTCTCATATCTGATACAGACGCGAAGATCTCCTACCTTAACCAGCCCCTTTGTGAATTGCTGGAAAGCGGTGAATCATGTGATAAATGGGTCGGCCGCCCGGTAAAAGAACTTTTGCAGGCTCCCCCCGGAGAAAAAGGTATTCTTACCCGTTGCCTGAATGAAAAACAGCCGATTTTGAATGTTGAACGTTGCTGGAAAACCAAAAAGAACAATTACAGGGATGTTCGTATTGATGCTGCCCCGCTATACGACCTTGATAATGAACTAATAGGCGGATTCGCTGTTATCGTTGACTTAAGCGACATGAAATCCAAAGAAAAACAGATTAAAGAACAGCATAAAGTCATGGTGGAAATCACTGAAAAAGCGCAATCCATATCCCAATACCTGACCAAAGGGGCAGCTGAAATTGAGGAGCAGGTTGATCAGGTCAGTTCTAACACTGAAAAGCAATTTGACCGTATTGAGTATTCATCCCAGGCAATCACCGAGATGAACCAGACGTTGTTGAATTCCGTTACCAATGCTGAAAATGCAGCCATGCAGGCCAAATCCACTAGGGTACGCGCGGAAGAAGGTATGCAGACCATGACTGAAACCAGCGTTGCCATTGACCAGTTGCAATCACTTTCCGACACAGTGAAGGAGAACATGCACCAGCTTGGTGACCATAGCCAATCCATTGGCGGAATCATCGGTGTAATTAACGATATTGCCGACCAGACCAACCTGCTGGCACTTAATGCTGCCATTGAAGCGGCCCGTGCGGGTGAAGCTGGACGCGGGTTCGCTGTGGTTGCGGATGAAGTCCGCAAACTGGCAGAAAAAACAATGCAATCAACTAAGGAAGTTGAACTCGCAATTAAAAGTATTCAGGCTTCGGCTCAGGCAAATATTGAAAATACGGACCAGACAGTTGAGGCTGTTGAGCACGCCAGCGGACTTGTCGGCAGGTCTGTACAGGCTTTTCAGGAAATTTCCGGAATGTCGCTTGATACGGCTACGGAAATAGAAAGAATTGCCCAGGCTACGGACCAGCAGTCTGAAGCCCATGACCAGATTCATAAAAATGTGGAAGACTTGAAAATGCTGGCCGGAGATACAAAGGTGGATATGCAGAATTCTGCAAAATCAATTACCTCCCTCGCCAGAACGGCACAGGAGCTTGAAAAGCTCATCGAACGTTTAAGTTACGCTGCCGGGATTTAG
- a CDS encoding amino acid ABC transporter permease, producing MFDSPKKISSRDILLLACIMGGTILFLRHLAYGLNYNWDWSVVPGYIARFDTDSGNWRAGMLTLGLLVTLRLSLWSILLALLNGTIMGIWRVSPRPLLRMISSSYVGLVRNVPPLVLIFIFYFFLGDQIMQATGITELSYSLNDKTSPVLATLFGPVEQLPAFFSGVLTMALFEGAYITEIVRAGIESVDKEQWEASAALGFSRPRQLIHIILPQAFSSSLPSLAGQFISTIKDSSIVSVISIQELTFAGQELMSATYRTFEIWTIIIGLYFLLTFPCSIAVRNLEKRMNSHKQQPH from the coding sequence ATGTTTGATTCACCTAAAAAAATATCCTCCCGTGATATCCTGCTGCTGGCATGTATCATGGGAGGAACTATTTTATTTTTACGCCATCTGGCCTACGGACTTAACTACAATTGGGATTGGTCGGTAGTTCCCGGCTATATTGCCCGTTTTGATACTGATTCCGGAAACTGGCGGGCAGGTATGCTGACTCTGGGGTTGCTGGTAACGCTTCGCCTTTCCCTGTGGTCCATCCTGCTGGCTTTGCTGAATGGAACGATTATGGGTATTTGGAGGGTAAGCCCACGGCCTCTGCTGCGTATGATTTCCAGCAGTTACGTAGGACTAGTACGAAATGTCCCTCCGCTTGTACTGATCTTTATCTTTTATTTCTTTCTCGGTGATCAGATCATGCAGGCTACTGGAATAACCGAACTTTCTTATTCTCTGAATGATAAAACATCACCTGTTTTAGCAACTCTGTTCGGTCCGGTGGAACAACTCCCTGCTTTTTTTTCAGGTGTGCTGACCATGGCTCTTTTTGAAGGAGCGTATATCACCGAAATAGTCCGCGCCGGCATTGAATCCGTAGATAAAGAACAGTGGGAAGCTTCTGCAGCACTGGGCTTCAGCAGGCCAAGACAGCTGATACACATTATTCTGCCACAGGCTTTTTCAAGCTCACTTCCTTCACTGGCCGGACAATTCATCTCCACAATTAAAGATTCTTCCATTGTCTCGGTAATCTCCATTCAGGAGCTGACCTTTGCCGGACAGGAGTTGATGTCCGCCACCTACAGAACCTTCGAAATATGGACCATTATCATTGGCCTGTACTTTCTCCTCACCTTCCCCTGCTCAATAGCCGTAAGGAACCTTGAGAAAAGAATGAACAGCCACAAGCAGCAACCTCATTGA